The following coding sequences lie in one Populus nigra chromosome 15, ddPopNigr1.1, whole genome shotgun sequence genomic window:
- the LOC133674017 gene encoding cuscuta receptor 1-like, giving the protein MDNRIAGWVEKKGGYGLHKLNNLKILALEDNSFNNSILSCVEGLPSLKTLYLDYNRLEGLIDLKESLSSLKHLGLGGNNISKLIASRGPSSLNTLYLGNITTYGNMSQLLQSLGAFSNLMTLFLHHNDFRGRKLGDELRNLSSLESLYLDHCSLDEHSLQSLGALRSLKNLSLSALNSNVPSGDFLIVAGFLHLRNLEFLNLSYNTLNNNSILQTIGLCDLNNLQELHMYDNNLSGFLPPCLANLTSLQRLDLSSNHLKIPASLSPLYNLSKLKYFDGSGNEIFTKEDDHNLSPKFQLESLYLNSRGQGLRAFPKFLYHQVNLQYMDLTNIHIKGEFPNWLIENNTYLQELHLENCSLSGPFLLPENSHVNLSLLSISMNHFQGQIPSEIGACLPGLEFLLMSDDGFNGSIPFSLGNISSLQAFDLSNNSLQGQIPGWIGNMSSLEFLDLSGNNFSGRLPLRFDTSSNLRYVHLSRNMLQGPIAMTFYNSVEIFALDLSHNNLTGTIPEWIGGLSNLRFLLLSYNNLEGEIPIQLSKLDQLTLIDLSHNHLSGNILSWMISTHPFPRQYNSYDYVSSSQQSLEFTTKNVSLYYIGNIIWYFTGIDFSCNNFTGEIPHEIGNLTIKALNLSHNSLTGPIPPTFSNLKEIESLDLSYNKLDGEIPPRLTELFSLEVFSVAHNNLSGKTPARVAQFATFEESCYKDNPFLCGEPLPKICGAAMPPSPSPTSTNNEDNGGFMDMEVFYVTFWVAYIMVLLVIGAVLYINPYWRRAWFHFIEVSINNCYYFLVDNLPILSNLGFHSHDGTKTWCIVVYSSFKI; this is encoded by the exons ATGGATAATCGTATAGCTGGTTGGGTTGAGAAGAAAG gtggttATGGGTTACATAAATTGAACAATTTGAAGATCCTTGCCTTGGAAGATAATAGCTTCAATAACAGTATTCTATCATGCGTGGAGGGGCTTCCGTCTCTTAAAACACTATATTTAGATTATAATAGACTGGAGGGGTTAATAGATTTGAaag AATCCTTGAGCAGCTTGAAGCACTTGGGTTTGGGCGGCAACAATATTAGCAAATTGATAGCCTCAAGAG GTCCAAGTAGCTTGAATACTCTATATCTAGGAAATATCACAACCTATGGAAATATGTCCCAGTTACTGCAATCATTAGGAGCATTCTCAAACCTCATGACACTTTTTCTACACCATAATGATTTTAGAGGAAGAAAATTAGGTGATG AGTTACGAAATTTAAGCTCATTGGAAAGTTTGTATTTGGACCACTGTTCTTTAGATGAACACTCCCTTCAAAGCCTTGGAGCACTGCGTTCTCTAAAAAATCTATCATTGTCTGCTCTCAACAGCAATGTACCTTCTGGAG atttcttgattgTGGCAGGCTTCCTTCATCTCAGGAACTTGGAATTCTTAAATTTAAGTTACAATACTCTCAATAATAACAGCATCTTACAAACCATCG GCTTATGTGACTTAAATAATCTTCAAGAGCTACATATGTATGACAATAATCTCAGTGGTTTCTTGCCTCCGTGTCTGGCGAATTTGACTTCCCTTCAACGTCTAGATCTCTCTTCCAATCACTTGAAGATCCCTGCATCATTGAGCCCATTATACAACCTTTCAAAACTCAAGTATTTTGATGGATCAGGTAATGAAATATTCACAAAAGAAGATGATCATAATCTGAGTCCAAAGTTCCAGTTAGAGTCCCTCTATTTGAACAGTCGTGGACAAGGTTTGAGAGCATTTCCCAAGTTCCTTTACCACCAAGTGAACCTACAATATATGGATCTTACAAACATCCATATAAAGGGAGAGTTTCCAAATTGGTTGATTGAGAACAACACATACCTACAAGAACTTCATTTAGAAAATTGTTCTCTTTCGGGTCCATTCTTGTTGCCAGAGAATTCTCATGTGAATTTGTCATTGCTAAGTATATCCATGAATCACTTCCAAGGCCAAATCCCTTCAGAAATCGGAGCTTGTTTGCCAGGGTTAGAATTTTTATTGATGTCTGATGATGGTTTCAATGGAAGCATTCCTTTCTCATTGGGTAACATTAGCTCACTGCAAGCGTTCGACCTGTCAAACAACAGTTTGCAAGGGCAGATCCCTGGATGGATAGGGAATATGTCTTCTCTTGAATTCTTGGACTTATCAGGGAACAATTTCTCTGGTCGTTTACCACTTAGATTCGACACTTCTTCAAATTTGAGATATGTTCATTTGTCTAGAAATATGTTGCAAGGACCGATCGCAATGACATTTTATAACTCAGTTGAGATATTCGCATTAGATCTTTCCCATAATAATTTAACTGGTACAATTCCAGAATGGATTGGCGGGCTATCTAACTTGAGATTTTTACTCTTGAGTTATAATAATCTTGAAGGTGAAATCCCAATTCAATTATCCAAGTTGGACCAATTAACTTTGATTGATCTTTCTCACAATCACCTTTCTGGTAACATCCTCTCTTGGATGATATCTACTCATCCTTTCCCACGACAATATAATTCCTATGATTATGTGTCCTCATCACAACAATCTTTGGAGTTTACAACGAAGAATGTATCCCTTTATTATATAGGCAATATTATCTGGTACTTCACGGGAATTGATTTCTCATGCAACAATTTCACAGGAGAGATTCCTCATGAGATTGGAAACCTCACCATCAAGGCATTGAACCTTTCGCACAACAGTTTGACTGGACCAATTCCACCAACATTTTCAAACTTAAAGGAAATAGAGAGCTTGGATCTTTCGTACAACAAACTAGATGGAGAAATCCCACCTCGACTTACTGAACTATTTTCTTTAGAAGTTTTTAGTGTGGCACACAATAATTTGTCCGGTAAGACTCCTGCGAGAGTTGCACAGTTTGCCACATTTGAGGAGAGCTGCTACAAGGATAACCCTTTTCTTTGTGGAGAACCGCTACCCAAAATATGTGGTGCGGCTATGCCACCATCACCATCGCCAACTTCAACGAACAATGAAGATAATGGTGGCTTCATGGATATGGAGGTTTTCTATGTGACCTTTTGGGTTGCATACATCATGGTGCTGCTGGTGATAGGTGCAGTTCTATACATAAATCCATATTGGCGACGAGCTTGGTTTCACTTTATTGAGGTGAGCATCAACAATTGCTATTATTTTCTAGTGGACAATCTTCCCATTTTATCCAATTTGGGTTTTCATAGCCATGATGGTACCAAGACTTGGTGCATCGTTGTGTATTCTAGTTTTAAGATTTAA
- the LOC133674818 gene encoding pentatricopeptide repeat-containing protein At2g34400-like: MTEERYAVFQQIKLLQQELNGASNEAIVLFNGMREASPNPNKVTMIEVLSACSTIGALDLGKWVETHASERGLQHDVYVASELIDMYAKCGSLDDALRVFESMPHKNEVSWNAMISALAFHWQALEALSLFIRMSKDNGTV; the protein is encoded by the exons ATGACAGAGGAGAGATATGCTGTTTTCCAGCAAATTAAGCTACTTCAGCAAGAACTG AATGGAGCTTCCAATGAAGCAATTGTACTATTCAATGGAATGAGAGAGGCAAGTCCTAATCCAAATAAAGTCACAATGATTGAAGTATTGTCTGCATGTTCCACAATAGGGGCCCTTGATTTGGGGAAATGGGTTGAGACACATGCATCAGAAAGAGGTTTACAACACGATGTCTACGTTGCGAGTGAATTAATTGATATGTATGCAAAATGTGGGAGCTTGGATGATGCACTCAGGGTTTTTGAGAGTATGCCTCATAAAAATGAGGTCTCATGGAATGCCATGATTTCTGCTCTTGCTTTCCATTGGCAGGCCCTGGAAGCATTATCATTATTCATACGCATGTCAAAGGATAATGGCACTGTTTAG